ATGTGACCCCAGAGTTGGAGGCAGCACTGCAGCAGGATGTTCCTCTGGTGCCGTCGAAGAACAAGGAGTGCACATCCCGGCTGAAAGTCTCTCTACAGCTGTTCTACAAGCAGGACAGCTCGCTTACTTGCGCATCAGTGGTCTGTGATACGCCCAAGACAAAGCAACCGGTGAGACGCACCAGCAGCACCAAGCGGAAACTCTCACCCAGCGTTCAAGCAGATTTCACGAACATTGTGCAGGCGGAGAACATTTCGTTGCAGCCGGGAACTAATATTGTGGAGCTTAAGGGAAAGGCGACCCGTGTTGGACGTTGGCAATTCAAACAACTGTGCCTCAGCATGTCCAGTTTGGAGTTTCTCTCGGAGCACTTGCAAATGAACGAACAATCGTCCAGTTTTGAGATATGCACCAAGCCGGCAAGTGCTACCCTGCATTTTAAAACACTCGTAGCCGGAATTGTGCAGCCAATTAATTTACATGTGGCCGGCGGCAGTTTCATTTTTCCAGCAGATGCTAAAATCACATTACGCTGCTCGAAGAATCTTCGCATACGTCAGACAATGCAGCCAGATGATCCAGGCTACGGTAATGATGCTACATTTGAGAACGTGCTGCTGGTGCCGCTCTTGCAATTCAAGTCGTTTGAAGAGCGATCCATTCCGCTGGAGGTGCTAACTGATATGCCCGGTCGCAAGGTGGCCAAGCACCATGAACATCATATTACCCTCAGTTGTCCCTGGTCGCGAAATGAGCTCCAAATACCCGTTGAATTTCAGCCTGCTATGGAGGCAACTTGCCGACTGCACACTTGCGGCACCCAGAAGTTTCTCCAGGTGATTATGAAGGGTCTGGATGCtcaactgctgctgcagcaggcTAAGGTCAAGTGTGATGTGCCCGGTGTGCGTTTGCTCGACCTCAATCCCGATCCGCAGCAACCAATTGTAAGCAGAAAAACttctttaaaacttttttaatctGTATTAACTGTTGAGTGCTTAACCAATTCAGGAAATCCATAAATCATTGACCGTCACATATCTGTATGAGATTCAGGTGGAGCCGCTGAAAGCGGAGCATGAGCTTCCCATTGTTAAGGTGCACTTTGTGGTGAAATATGCGACCGTGTCACAACCGCAAGTGTGGCGCAATTATGGTTGTGCCTTCGATCTCGTCGACTACTCTACACTCTTTAAGCTGCAGGCACAGCTGGAGCCCAATGAACTTTGTCGCCTGCGCACCGTTTGCAACTTGAATCTAAAGATTACCAAGGTCAATGAGAATCCCTATGTAGATCTAATGTATGAAGTGCTAAATGATCAGAATCTTTGGGCAGTTTGCGGACGCTCAGCTGGTGAGTTGTCGTCTATCCACTTTAACAGATTTgatcttttttattatatatttgcttatGATTTAATTCTAATTTCTTGACACACGATTTACACTTTTAACGCATATTAAGAAATGGGTAAGTTTTTTGGTTCTAAACCGACGTAGTTGCACCCACACTAACCTCAATCTATGAAATCGGTGGTCGCAAATAATAGtcaatatgcatatattaaaaaagtctTGCTTGAAAACAGAATTTAATGTGGCATTTTAGACTCCATTTTACGTAACCGACAAAAGTGgttatttgataaataaagaTCTAGCAGTATTTGCGATCGCTGATTGGAATCTTTGGTCAGAACGAGCGCTTTTTCCAAGTAGTTAGGCTGTTGATTGGACAATTTtaaaccaaacaaaattaatgcttttacttaaattaatttttttataccattttatttaattgactaATTTAACATAACCTTGCAGGCGTTGTATCCATGAAGGATGTGGACAGCCATTCGATATCTCTGGATGTTATGCCCTTAAGTACTGGATTTCTGCCCATGCCCAGCATACGTCTGTCCAAGTACACGGCGGGCGGCAAGAGCAAAACCGATGGTCACTCCAAGGTGCATCCATTTCCGCCTGGACAAGTTTACAACTCGACTAAGAGCATGCAGATCCATGTTATAGCGAGTGTCAGTGGAGAACAGTGAAACAGTCAAACTATTATACTGTATACATAGCcaagtattatttattataattaagcaataaattgttatttagcTTAACCGTAAATAGACAAATGTGAAAACTTTATTTAGATGTTGTCAGTTCACTGGCcaattttcttaattgttgctgctcaACGCGGTAGAAGTGCCAGTCTTCAGATTCAGTTAAATCCGTTGCGCCAAGACTCTTGTAGAATGCACTAGCCGGATTCCAGCTGAGCACATGGAAGTCCAGTCTACGACATCCAAGTTTAACGGCTATAGCGGACACCTCGCGAAAGATGCGTGCTCCGGCGCCAAGCTTGCGATGGGCAGGACGTACATAGATATCCTCGAGGAAGAGAGAGCGTCCCTGCCAGGTGGAGTACGAGTTGAAGCAGATCGCATAGCCAATGATAAGGCTGTTGGAagtatattcattatttattcaatgcCAATGTCAAATTGTGGCATACAATCTTATCGATATGCCTGATAGATAAGCTGCTGTAAATGTTTGCCAAACAGATTTATTATTTGGCCAGCAAACATTTGCCCAACGTCTTTCAATTTGACGCCTAATTCTATTGCTTATCAActatttgctttttatgtacgagtatttacTTACTTTGTGGCATTGTCTATGAGCACATAAATTTGACAATATTCCGGTGCGCCGTCTAGACCCGCGTCCCGTATCAGatctacatatatgtaaattaataaaattatccaTCAAGTGTGTCCTTAAGTTTTAAGCTTTGATTACCCTCTTCGCTTAGCTCAGGACCATTGCTCATTCTCTCAAAATCGGCCAATTCCTTTGAAAGAATACAACAATTTAGTCAGCTATCAATAGCTATTAACTTAATTCCCACCTGTATCATCTCTCGCACTGATTTTATATCCGCCTTTTGCGCCCGGCGAAATGTAAATTGATCTTGCGACATTTTACGAAGCTTTTTATGTTACATCCGTATAGTAgctttatttgaactgatcagtATTTGTCGACGACAAGTTGAGCTTATCTAAAGTTGTGAGAGGATTGCCCTTATCATAACAACATGCAAGTTAAAGATTACGATCAGGGCTGCCGTCTGTTCTCACTTTTGTTTCTCACGGAACTAGTTCCAAGTGAatcgaatatatttaaattataaactctGAATAACTTGAAAGgttctaattaaaatataatatgtaaagCATGAGTTTTAAACAGGGAATACAACCGTAACCATATCGTAACCGTTGACCGAATtcttaattcatactgcatttaagtattttgcattttgaaaattttatagtttttcgAACATCATAGCAATGGTTttatgttgatggtaagggtcccccctttgaaatattgaaaattcaaaaattttaaatcacaagtttttacttttaatcaccttcttatatcgtaattagtacaAAACGACAcgttaaacttgattctgaggcctttcattttcttgtaaaaaatcatgtcaaaattacgaaatattttgacttgtaaagtggctagatcagaggcttgagcaacttcgaaccgtcataactttggcaaagctgtaccgattttcaagcggaatgtcatttttattatggtttggcattttaatttactttacattaaaattttattaaatgcgttcaaaaaaatttatttctctgtatctatatatttaaaagtttcaaaatttatttgttgtacaCTAATACCGATACCGAAAGAAGAAATCTGAAATAGAATGTTTTACCTAAATAGTATcggttaaaaaataaaatcttcttaatttttaaatcaaaatgaaaacattttttactgtatagttttttgttttttttattatagtcGTTAAAGAAcctgatttattttgttaactaAATGTGAgctatttctgttttttcgTTCCctataaaaatgtgcaaaatataagtattaaaGTTTTCTACAAAAAACTCAGTGCGAGCACAGCTCATAATGCTATTTCAATCCATTAGACTTGGCACTTTAGATGCTCGATGCTCCTCTTCTTCCAGTCTTATCAGCAGTCGTCGTCGTACATTATGTAGTAAGTAGTAAACACAATTGACCCTTTACCAAACATCAGACgcgttttatatatttttcaatttttttccattgcCTTTTTTTTAGTAAGTACAAATAGCTTTGATtttcagtgttgttgttgttgttctgggtttggttttatttatgaaatctTCTGCTTATCTTGCTGCGGCACCGTCATGATGATGCAGCTATAGATTATTCAGAGAGACATGTGTatgttttaacatttatatgtacatatatatagggTATGTATTTACTCATAGCTGGATTATTTATGTCGTCGATGCGACCCGATCTTAAACTCAGCTGagcacatttttcaattttcttagtattttttttcttcttacaATTTAGTGGCTTATcttattgttggtgttgttcttgttgtttcgCTTATTGTAATTCTCGCTTTTTAAATggtcattaatattttatatttaaattaaattatcgcTGGCACGTCCAACGCGCgacaccaaaaacaaaacaatgcaaaacaaaagaaagaattgaaaataacaGAAAAGCAAAGCCTGATAGCTGATAAGCCCGGAGAGACGCTCAGATCGGtccgagcaacaacaacaacagcaacaacaagaacagcatcCATGCTGGTTGCCCGTCAGTCCTCTGTATGATGACCTTTCTGCTTCTTGTGTCTGGAGTCTCAGTGATGTTTTTTGCTCTTGGTTTTATCTTTTGCCCACAATGCGTCTTCCgggcttttgctgctgttgctgttcttgaTAGGCCggccacacccacacccacacatccTTATCGGTGTTAGGATCCGGGCCCATTTTCTAGTAGGCGTCGGAGACGCCGACGGCGCCTGCTTAAAGTTACTCTCCATGCAGGTTGTTTACCTTCTTATCTGACTTTTCTGGTAGCATTGTTTGAGAGTCTCGGCTTTGCCGCTTATCAGAGTTAGCAACGGGTCGCTGTGCATCTAATACCCTAGACTGTTCGTGTGATAAAGGGTTGTCACAGAGAATACCCAAAAACTAAATTTCCTTACACTTTTCTAAGCCCGAGAAAAAATAGCAGAAAGAATTGAAAATCTTATATcacttttatacttttatagattctatacatatatttttttcgaataGTACAATCagtttatatacaaaaactaTATAGTTTAAATCGAGCTAACCTATtgaaacaatattaaaaataccttGTAAGATCTGTGATGTGTTCATGGTACAGGGTATCTGATGGTCAAGATAGAAAActattgctttttatttcgTGACGTCATAGCGTTATTCTTAAGAAATTCCTTAAACTTGCAGTTTATCgtgtttttaactttattatcgtatttagttttatattagtcttgtttttttttccctcTACACATAATACCAGACACGCTGGCGAACTTcattattgattaaatttatttgttatttatcaGTGAATCCAAAAAAGGCGCCAATATAAGtcttctaaatatattttgaaaattccatTCACAGCTTCATTTATCGgaacgttttgttttttgtttataatcacacaaattttatattactttgattaataataattttataaatagagaaataactgaaaaataatatttgtatcaCCGAATATCGAACTACTTTGCTGTTAAATCCtgaattatattgtatttttgttttaattaacataatatttGAGATACTATCTTCAAGCcaatatacataagtattaaattagttcgaattttaattgttaatttgcatatggcttacattatataaacattactaactaaaatttaaggatttgtctaaaaataattttatcaaacgTTTTTAGACAAAACCAAATGTAATTTAACAAGCTCACATCTAATTTCAAACTGTGTTTGACTTGTTAgctaattgttttattttctggtATGCATTTATTAAAGTGAACTTGAACCTAATTATGATTGTAATACTATCTTCCAGTGTTCAATCAGCTCCAAttctaattaaacaattatcgTATTACTAACTTTTTTACATGACTGTCTCTGAGATAGTGGTAATCAGTGTTGGCGGTGTTTCCCAAGTTTTCGTTGTCATcgtgaacaaaacaaaaccttTCCAAACGTATAGAAAATTGATAAGGATATATGAGCACATTATATTCTCAAACATAATCGAACATtcatacatgtgtgtgtgtgtgtgtgtttgtgtgtgtatatagaGAATGAGAGACATACATTTGGTCCGATAAGTATAGTCGCGCGACCGACGCGTGATGCAACTTAATCAAATCGGTTTTGGTCTccctatctttctctctctcccactctctatccctctccatctctccatctctctcactctctttctctctttgaaTTTACTGGCGTCAATGGGGCTGGTTTGGTAGTATGCCGGCTCAGATAGCCATATCTTGCGGCCGGCATTCGTCCAATCAGAGAGTCAGCCAAACTACACAGGGAACAGGGAAATGGGAACGAGTTCGACCGTTGCTCCGATAATAAAGTAGCTACCGAACAGACCAGCGTTACTCATTGGGTGTTgtttactgttgctgttgttgttgttgttgtgtgttgcgTTTTTGAAAAGGTGATATGAAATGTGCTCTGATAAGTtttaatcaagaatattttacTCGTATTGCTTTGGTGGGACCGGGGACTCAGTCTCACGAGTAGCATTTGAAAAGTTGTAGTAGTAAGTCGCCGCTCGGATCGCTTCAGTTCGGAACGCACGGACAGATGCGGGTGCCGTGTCCCATTTCCCGTTCCGTTGACCATTCTCCAGTTTCCTGTGTAGGCCGTGCCGTGATGATTATCACACCGATCTCTTGTGGGCGTTTTGTACAAtgtacaacaatttttaaagtgaaaaactaTAGGAGAAAAAATGTTGCGCCGGCGCATGGAAAATCCTTCAAATCAGCTATGGCTAAAATATTTGACCACAAAACGTGACGAGTTTAACCAACAGCCAAGGGGCGCCCGGAAACACCGAAAGAGTTGTCAATCCGCCGTGGCCCTTCTGTGACACATTTATGCGGTCGCATAAACAAGGTTAACGCCTACGAAATctaagacacacacacaacacacacacacacacacaaatttaacGCTTGCTTAACATTCGCATGGGTCTGTTGGGTATACACGTATGTGGATGAATGCCAGATGCCCGGGTCTCCGGTGACGTTAACCGGCGCACAGATCATCATCACCACCAACGGCCATATGTGTCAAGTCTAACGCCCCTCATAATGAGCGCAACAGATCTCTAGCTTACCGTGGATTACAGTCCGTCCAATCGATTCGAGTTATTTCCGCACCCGGACTTTTGCACGCGTCATAATGACTCACGTGCCTGGACCACGTTACCACATTGTAAGTATTCgcgatttatatttttataggtTTTTAATATACAACATAATATATGCAAAGTTGCATTATTCAATACTGAAAAGAATTCCAAAACCACATTGACCGTTGCC
The genomic region above belongs to Drosophila innubila isolate TH190305 chromosome 3R unlocalized genomic scaffold, UK_Dinn_1.0 2_E_3R, whole genome shotgun sequence and contains:
- the LOC117790848 gene encoding diamine acetyltransferase 2, with translation MSQDQFTFRRAQKADIKSVREMIQELADFERMSNGPELSEEDLIRDAGLDGAPEYCQIYVLIDNATNLIIGYAICFNSYSTWQGRSLFLEDIYVRPAHRKLGAGARIFREVSAIAVKLGCRRLDFHVLSWNPASAFYKSLGATDLTESEDWHFYRVEQQQLRKLASELTTSK